The following proteins are encoded in a genomic region of Calditrichota bacterium:
- a CDS encoding peptidylprolyl isomerase, whose amino-acid sequence MEWRASHILVKDKKLAEELIKRIRKGGNFSSLAKEHSTCPSKGKGGDLGWFGPGQMVKEFEQAVSRQSSGLVGRVIRTQFGFHVIKKTGQK is encoded by the coding sequence ATGGAATGGCGGGCAAGTCATATTTTGGTCAAAGATAAAAAATTAGCTGAAGAGCTTATTAAAAGAATTAGAAAAGGTGGGAATTTTTCCTCACTGGCAAAAGAACATTCAACCTGCCCCAGCAAAGGCAAGGGTGGCGATTTGGGTTGGTTTGGTCCGGGCCAGATGGTTAAGGAATTTGAACAGGCAGTGAGCCGCCAATCAAGCGGATTGGTTGGGCGAGTGATTCGAACCCAATTTGGTTTTCATGTAATAAAAAAAACCGGGCAAAAGTAA